The following coding sequences are from one Nilaparvata lugens isolate BPH chromosome 6, ASM1435652v1, whole genome shotgun sequence window:
- the LOC111050745 gene encoding tumor protein p53-inducible nuclear protein 2 isoform X2: protein MFTHLASYFLGGTTSTSKDNDNETSNVPSTPPPSSPPHPSSARVADQRLHDVEEDDWLLVDKDEVQDENNSPTRRPMERRSSSTSSLPAGAAVGMEESWFVTPPPCFTSTGPLMPLETSPLENLLIEHPSMSVYHGQGSAASQLRPRSRSVSEARTASPAPRQPLQPVANRRQPPPPPATYHSSTDLIVQLKSAQKQQRKSGQQLKRGQMERQNKVREFSSRNKQQRRADRQANHSGANNNRKSAC, encoded by the exons ATGTTCACACACCTTGCTAGCTACTTTCTGGGGGGCACCACTAGCACTTCCAAAGACAATGACAATGAGACCAGCAACGTCCCTTCGACGCCACCCCCCTCTTCACCCCCTCACCCCTCTTCCGCGCGGGTCGCGGACCAAAGACTGCATGACGTCGAAGAGGACGACTGGCTTTTAGTTGATAAGGATG AAGTGCAAGACGAGAACAACTCGCCGACTCGACGCCCGATGGAGAGGCGGTCATCGTCGACGAGCTCGCTCCCCGCGGGGGCGGCTGTTGGCATGGAGGAGTCGTGGTTCGTGACGCCGCCCCCATGCTTCACGTCGACCGGCCCCCTCATGCCGCTAGAGACGTCGCCCCTGGAGAACCTGCTGATCGAGCACCCGAGCATGTCGGTGTACCACGGTCAGGGGTCTGCCGCCTCCCAGCTGAGGCCGCGATCGCGGTCTGTGTCGGAGGCGCGAACCGCCTCTCCCGCCCCTCGCCAGCCGCTGCAGCCGGTTGCCAACCGCCGACAACCGCCTCCACCCCCGGCCACCTACCACAGTTCCACTGATCTCATAGTCCAGCTCAAATCCGCTCAAAAG CAGCAGCGTAAGAGCGGTCAGCAGCTGAAGCGCGGCCAAATGGAGCGCCAGAACAAGGTGCGCGAGTTTAGTTCCCGAAACAAGCAGCAGAGGCGCGCCGATCGCCAGGCAAACCACTCTGGCGCCAACAACAACCGCAAGTCAGCATGCtag
- the LOC111050745 gene encoding tumor protein p53-inducible nuclear protein 2 isoform X1 encodes MFTHLASYFLGGTTSTSKDNDNETSNVPSTPPPSSPPHPSSARVADQRLHDVEEDDWLLVDKDEVQDENNSPTRRPMERRSSSTSSLPAGAAVGMEESWFVTPPPCFTSTGPLMPLETSPLENLLIEHPSMSVYHGQGSAASQLRPRSRSVSEARTASPAPRQPLQPVANRRQPPPPPATYHSSTDLIVQLKSAQKQQQRKSGQQLKRGQMERQNKVREFSSRNKQQRRADRQANHSGANNNRKSAC; translated from the exons ATGTTCACACACCTTGCTAGCTACTTTCTGGGGGGCACCACTAGCACTTCCAAAGACAATGACAATGAGACCAGCAACGTCCCTTCGACGCCACCCCCCTCTTCACCCCCTCACCCCTCTTCCGCGCGGGTCGCGGACCAAAGACTGCATGACGTCGAAGAGGACGACTGGCTTTTAGTTGATAAGGATG AAGTGCAAGACGAGAACAACTCGCCGACTCGACGCCCGATGGAGAGGCGGTCATCGTCGACGAGCTCGCTCCCCGCGGGGGCGGCTGTTGGCATGGAGGAGTCGTGGTTCGTGACGCCGCCCCCATGCTTCACGTCGACCGGCCCCCTCATGCCGCTAGAGACGTCGCCCCTGGAGAACCTGCTGATCGAGCACCCGAGCATGTCGGTGTACCACGGTCAGGGGTCTGCCGCCTCCCAGCTGAGGCCGCGATCGCGGTCTGTGTCGGAGGCGCGAACCGCCTCTCCCGCCCCTCGCCAGCCGCTGCAGCCGGTTGCCAACCGCCGACAACCGCCTCCACCCCCGGCCACCTACCACAGTTCCACTGATCTCATAGTCCAGCTCAAATCCGCTCAAAAG CAGCAGCAGCGTAAGAGCGGTCAGCAGCTGAAGCGCGGCCAAATGGAGCGCCAGAACAAGGTGCGCGAGTTTAGTTCCCGAAACAAGCAGCAGAGGCGCGCCGATCGCCAGGCAAACCACTCTGGCGCCAACAACAACCGCAAGTCAGCATGCtag